In one Myxocyprinus asiaticus isolate MX2 ecotype Aquarium Trade chromosome 1, UBuf_Myxa_2, whole genome shotgun sequence genomic region, the following are encoded:
- the LOC127445681 gene encoding DNA-binding protein RFX7-like isoform X3 yields the protein MKNVFPNMKARRLGMRGKSKYCYSGLRKKSFVHMPSLPNLDLHKSGDGCEVFEPTGQLFCEEDDVRMASCGLVCEWAQKVLSRQFDSIEDLARYLLNSHYIGTKSVAALTVMTGSPSGAKMSLQSSAFDSSADAHSFQPQVKTLVSPSVDAKQQLQRKIQKKQQEQKLHSPLPGESQARRADGVTTPGAGTCIPCGSPALLTPQPIGIVVAAVSSPITVQKSRQLMSPSPVPVAAAESKVLPVNFQVVTQPVKRCPKTPQNFRASPVSDRSARHRYAQILPKPSASSGITMRSPTLLITNNPIKTVMSAPHVSSVNVVKMTTISLGSSGSGISTPVDTPISNKVRPASAGVASLSDDLQPVTRVRSGSIAAIPSVLARPGRSTTTTPIIDTKTNTKAIIGRGQSQGGSSRLAAAQEATGGVQHSGLLKPRAASVPTTLNTITGTKCNGRTFPSGKTLAAGSNNNSNTNNSTLYQNKANQNTIRIQSVSGNAAMMSPKDTVFASKSPHKRPGLYTDLSPTPIKKALISQLPAGGSDVPKPDIVGKQISRSFTPVRPESAPFTATGKATAAQVRTTGFQTDRRPQNISQDGSSSVVDYRVHVISTTNTSCQDISIGNTMFQAVCRPRSISQGRWEGSSSGVEGRVVATRTVSAPGQALLQKVTKNSQDLLVDQSDSSAVCELNSVFWDNELQNGTQQQQQEVYGPQIVPEQEQKQMATPVMEPCPVILQASPNNQQAQMSENGSQSNVGFFPFNDDDMTQDSIVEELVQMEEQMKMNDSMQNFGNCVDITLQGQQQTMQSTMMSTRQTNTLYYSSAQSSSTPIQTPTPTSEMMGTGQGLMHESPCSRLLPTTPVDSALGSSRKTPIGTPHSNCSSSVPPSPVECRNPFAFTPINSSITGFHDGSTLVSSSPVKPMQRPMATHPDKTKLEWMNSGYSASGGNSNNCISILPSYQDLVDDHFRKPHAFAIPGQSCQSQSRNHETHISRLTPISPVQQQVASMAILNKQEGFAVPAPLDNKASTSSSGSTFRCRSVSPAVRQRNLSGTQTPNVPRSMVSPFNSPVTREVLNIFTNSDTNASVSSMAQRSQSVPLTVMMQSEVLPMQVGSQQSNTKNITNILISKMDSNGDDSVRGLGINNMPSNYTARMNLTQILETTTMSSFPGSASHQALISPRSSAFESQKPGYLIKNARVQPMSFSSEESRAQSASGEYQPPQQQQHLGRRQLLSQDQQSQDMLLPLQQNLQHQHQQCSDLDSTVKDLLNEEGLNAGSQLVGKVSELSAGASVFPSDMRLTSELSSCINDLNNLDTNLLFDPSQQQGQYEDSTLEELKNDPLFQQICSETVNSAGFDWLESKDQATVEMLG from the exons ATGAAGAATGTCTTTCCCAACATGAAGGCGCGTCGACTTGGCATGCGAGGCAAATCCAA ATATTGCTATAGTGGACTGAGGAAAAAGTCTTTTGTGCACATGCCCTCTCTTCCCAACTTAGATCTTCACAAATCAGGTGATGGG TGTGAGGTGTTTGAGCCTACTGGTCAGCTGTTTTGTGAAGAAGATGATGTGCGCATGGCCTCATGTGGTTTGGTGTGCGAATGGGCACAGAAAGTGCTAAGTCGCCAGTTTGACAGCATTGAGGATCTGGCACGGTATCTTCTGAACAGCCACTATATTGGAACGAAATCTGTTGCTGCACTTACTGTGATGACCGGTTCCCCCTCAG GAGCAAAGATGTCCTTGCAGTCATCTGCATTTGATTcctcggctgatgcacactcaTTCCAGCCTCAGGTTAAAACACTGGTCTCACCCTCTGTAGATGCTAAACAGCAGTTACAGAGGAAGATACAGAAGAAGCAGCAAGAACAAAAGCTACATTCTCCACTCCCAGGTGAATCTCAGGCCAGAAGGGCAGATGGGGTCACAACTCCTGGGGCAGGGACATGCATACCCTGTGGAAGTCCTGCTCTTCTCACACCTCAGCCTATTGGGATTGTGGTGGCAGCCGTTTCCAGCCCCATCACG GTTCAGAAGAGTAGGCAGTTGATGTCTCCTAGCCCTGTTCCTGTAGCTGCTGCAGAAAGCAAAGTTCTACCTGTAAATTTTCAGGTGGTTACCCAGCCTGTGAAGCGGTGCCCAAAGACTCCTCAAAATTTTCGTGCTAGTCCAGTCAGCGACCGGTCAGCCCGTCACCGGTATGCCCAAATCCTGCCCAAACCATCTGCCTCTAGTGGCATAACCATGCGCTCACCAACCCTTCTCATCACTAACAACCCCATCAAGACTGTAATGTCAGCTCCCCACGTTAGTTCGGTCAATGTGGTCAAGATGACGACCATATCTCTGGGGTCCAGTGGCAGTGGGATCAGCACACCAGTAGACACACCTATTAGTAACAAAGTCAGGCCTGCATCTGCTGGAGTTGCCAGCCTCAGCGATGATCTTCAACCAGTTACACGTGTTCGCAGTGGGTCAATAGCTGCAATACCTTCTGTTTTGGCAAGGCCAGGGCGCTCAACTACCACAACACCCATCATTGACACCAAGACAAATACTAAAGCCATAATTGGGAGAGGTCAATCACAAGGTGGTTCTAGTAGGCTGGCTGCTGCTCAGGAAGCCACTGGTGGTGTACAGCATTCAGGATTGCTCAAACCTAGAGCGGCTAGCGTACCCACTACTTTGAACACTATAACAGGGACCAAATGCAATGGAAGGACATTCCCTAGTGGCAAAACTCTGGCTGCTGGCAGCAATAATAACTCCAACACTAATAACAGCACTTTGTACCAAAACAAAGCAAATCAGAACACAATCAGAATTCAGTCAGTCAGTGGTAATGCAGCTATGATGTCACCCAAAGATACAGTGTTTGCATCCAAGAGCCCTCACAAGAGACCTGGCTTATACACTGATTTGAGCCCAACACCTATTAAAAAAGCCCTCATCTCTCAACTACCAGCAGGTGGATCTGATGTACCTAAGCCAGATATAGTGGGGAAGCAAATTTCAAGATCGTTTACTCCAGTCAGGCCAGAAAGTGCACCTTTCACAGCAACAGGCAAAGCTACTGCAGCTCAGGTAAGGACTACTGGGTTTCAGACAGATCGCAGGCCACAAAATATCTCCCAGGACGGATCCTCATCAGTAGTGGATTATAGAGTTCATGTCATCTCTACAACAAACACCTCTTGTCAGGACATTTCAATTGGGAATACCATGTTTCAGGCTGTTTGCAGGCCACGAAGCATCTCCCAAGGGAGATGGGAAGGATCTTCATCAGGTGTAGAAGGTAGAGTTGTGGCCACCCGCACTGTTAGTGCTCCAGGTCAAGCTTTGCTGCAAAAAGTAACCAAAAACTCACAAGATTTGCTTGTAGACCAGTCTGATTCTTCTGCAGTATGTGAATTGAATAGTGTGTTTTGGGATAATGAGCTGCAAAATGGcactcaacaacaacaacaagaagtTTATGGACCACAGATTGTGCCTGAGCAAGAGCAGAAGCAAATGGCCACCCCAGTGATGGAGCCCTGTCCAGTGATTCTTCAAGCCTCTCCAAACAACCAGCAGGCTCAGATGAGTGAAAATGGAAGCCAGTCGAATGTTGGCTTCTTCCCCTTTAATGATGATGACATGACCCAGGATAGCATTGTAGAGGAACTTGTACAAATGGAAGAGCAGATGAAAATGAATGATAGTATGCAAAATTTTGGCAACTGTGTGGATATTACACTGCAAGGCCAACAACAAACCATGCAGAGTACCATGATGTCCACCCGCCAAACCAACACTCTGTACTACAGCTCAGCTCAAAGCAGTAGCACTCCAATCCAAACACCTACTCCAACTTCTGAGATGATGGGTACTGGCCAGGGATTGATGCATGAAAGCCCCTGTTCACGCCTATTGCCTACCACTCCTGTTGACAGTGCTCTTGGAAGTAGTCGCAAAACTCCTATTGGCACTCCACACTCGAACTGCAGCAGTAGTGTCCCACCCAGCCCTGTGGAATGCAGGAACCCGTTTGCATTTACTCCAATTAACTCCAGCATCACTGGATTCCATGATGGAAGCACTCTAGTTTCCTCTAGCCCTGTCAAGCCCATGCAAAGACCAATGGCAACACATCCAGATAAAACTAAACTGGAGTGGATGAACAGTGGCTACAGTGCCAGTGGTGGGAACTCCAATAATTGCATTAGCATTTTGCCCAGCTACCAAGATCTGGTGGATGACCACTTTCGAAAGCCTCACGCCTTTGCCATCCCTGGTCAGTCCTGTCAGTCGCAATCCAGAAATCACGAAACACATATCAGCCGCTTGACACCCATTTCCCCTGTCCAGCAGCAAGTGGCAAGCATGGCCATCCTTAATAAGCAGGAGGGTTTTGCTGTCCCAGCCCCTCTTGATAACAAGGCCAGCACCTCCTCCTCAGGGTCAACTTTTCGTTGCCGCAGCGTTAGCCCAGCAGTCAGGCAGCGCAACTTAAGTGGGACCCAAACACCCAATGTCCCTCGCTCTATGGTCTCTCCATTCAATTCACCTGTGACACGTGAAGTGCTCAACATCTTCACTAATAGTGACACTAATGCAAGCGTCAGCAGCATGGCACAGAGGAGTCAGTCCGTTCCTCTCACCGTTATGATGCAGTCTGAGGTTCTACCAATGCAAGTAGGCAGCCAGCAGAGTAATACCAAAAATATCACCAACATCCTCATCAGCAAAATGGATAGTAATGGAGATGACTCTGTACGTGGCCTCGGCATCAACAACATGCCCTCAAACTACACTGCCCGCATGAATCTCACCCAAATTCTGGAGACCACCACCATGTCCAGCTTCCCTGGCAGTGCCAGCCACCAAGCTCTGATCTCACCTCGTTCATCAGCCTTTGAGTCCCAGAAGCCTGGTTACCTCATTAAAAATGCCAGGGTGCAGCCCATGAGCTTCTCTTCAGAAGAAAGCAGAGCACAATCAGCCTCAGGGGAGTACCAGCCaccacagcagcagcagcacttAGGCAGGCGGCAGCTCCTTAGCCAGGATCAGCAGAGTCAGGACATGCTGTTGCCTCTACAGCAAAACCTCCAACATCAGCACCAGCAATGCTCGGATTTAGACAGCACTGTTAAAGATCTTCTAAATGAGGAAGGCTTGAATGCTGGCTCACAGCTTGTGGGCAAAGTATCAGAACTCAGTGCTGGGGCTTCAGTGTTTCCCAGCGATATGCGACTAACCTCTGAGCTCTCCAGTTGCATAAACGATTTAAATAATTTGGACACCAACCTTCTTTTTGACCCCAGTCAACAGCAAGGACAATATGAAGACTCAACACTGGAAGAACTGAAGAATGACCCACTTTTTCAACAGATTTGCAGTGAGACTGTGAATTCTGCTGGCTTTGACTGGTTGGAGAGCAAAGACCAGGCAACAGTGGAAATGTTGGGTTAA